The sequence below is a genomic window from Haloferax mediterranei ATCC 33500.
CGTCCCGGCGTTCCTCGGCGCGGCGCTCGCAGCCTTCGTCTTCCCGCCGGCAGGCGCAGTGCTGCTCGGCGTCGGCGTATTCGTCCTCTGGTTCTTCCGCGACCCGGAACGCTCGCCTCCGGACGAAGACGGCGTTATCTCGCCCGCCGACGGCCACGTCTCGGTGATTCGCGTCGAAGACGGTCGCGTCCGCGTGGGCGTGTTCATGAACGTCACCGACGTGCACGTCAACCGCGCGCCCGTCTCGGGTACGGTCAGCGACGTGACTCACCGTCCCGGTGCGCACAAGCCGGCGTTTTCGAAGGATTCGGATAGGAACGAGCGCGTCGATATCACCGTCGATTCGGACGACGGCGACTACGAAGTGTCACTCATCGCCGGCGCATTCGCTCGACGGATTCACCCCTACGTCGCACCCGGCGACGAACTCGCCCGCGGCGACAAAATCGGACACATCGACTTCGGCTCCCGGGCGGACGTGTTGTTACCGCCCGAGTTCGGGTCAGAGGACGTGATTGTCGAAAAAGGCGAGTCGGTGCGGGCGGGCGAGACGGTGTTGGCGCGGCGGGACTGAGAAATTGGACACGTACTTGACAACAATCTTCTACCGTGGCTTTGTTTGTTCTCGCATGTCCGCCACAGCCCATTCTTCGTCCCCAAATTGGTGGTACGGCGTCGCCCTGTTCCCCGTTTCGGCTCTCTTCGGACTGCTTGAATTACTGTCTCGGCAGTTCCTTTCGAGAGCGATTGCACACGACAGCCCGGGAGACTATTTCCTATCTTTCGTTATGACCGTTCTCTCGCAGTGGGGTGCGATTTTCTTCGGTCTCGTCGTGTTAGTCGCACTCGTTTTGGACATCCGTGGATTGCGAAACAGCGAGGCACCGTGGCGACCCAACTGGGCGTGGGGGCTCGTTGGTCTACCCAATCTCGCGGTCGGGGTGTACCCACCGATACTCGCCGCATCCGTGCCGCTGTTGTCGTTCTACCTCTACCGGCGCGGGAAACAGGTCGGTG
It includes:
- a CDS encoding protein sorting system archaetidylserine decarboxylase gives rise to the protein MRFAPGYRRFAVPAFLGAALAAFVFPPAGAVLLGVGVFVLWFFRDPERSPPDEDGVISPADGHVSVIRVEDGRVRVGVFMNVTDVHVNRAPVSGTVSDVTHRPGAHKPAFSKDSDRNERVDITVDSDDGDYEVSLIAGAFARRIHPYVAPGDELARGDKIGHIDFGSRADVLLPPEFGSEDVIVEKGESVRAGETVLARRD